A genomic stretch from Patagioenas fasciata isolate bPatFas1 chromosome 8, bPatFas1.hap1, whole genome shotgun sequence includes:
- the LOC139828575 gene encoding uncharacterized protein, which produces MEGPASVICLRTCCIKDAGPLRFAENPPEMHPHLPRSCSGARRAMRQRRSNSVSMCTLPIIPEYPGFQDIKLSRNYLETPAFNRLFQDLERGKSSSSRPNNFPNRASLVHCLGSSSRGHLKGHPATSSGFHDKPLQEYFNERLMELRNYESKRSNRKTKVFADKNQNPFLSRRGSRRRSSCGAVVMVGHGKDGEESCGSTSQDNQRTMEQNHQEETQNVLDLYKGDFLDILTMHIAAPLEAFVQNK; this is translated from the exons ATGGAGGGACCTGCCTCGGTGATATGCCTGAGAACTTGCTGTATAAAAGACGCTGGACCGCTCCGTTTCGCCGAAAACCCACCCGAGATGCATCCCCACCTCCCCAGGAGCTGCAGTGGCGCTCGCAGGGCAATGAGACAAAGGCGCTCAAACAGCGTCAGCATGTGCACCTTGCCCATCATCCCAGAGTATCCAGGCTTCCAGGACATTAAG CTATCAAGAAATTATTTGGAAACTCCAGCCTTCAACCGACTTTTCCAGGATTTGGAAAGAGGCAAGAGCTCCTCATCACGGCCGAATAATTTTCCTAACAGAGCTTCATTAGTCCATTGCCTGGGGAGCTCTTCAAGAGGCCACTTGAAAGGCCACCCCGCAACCAGCAGCGGCTTCCACGACAAACCACTGCAGGAGTATTTCAACGAGAGGCTGATGGAGCTCCGGAACTACGAAAGTAAGAGGTCTAACAGGAAGACGAAAGTGTTCGCTGATAAGAACCAGAACCCCTTCCTCAGCCGCCGAGGATCCCGGCGCAGGAGCAGCTGCGGCGCCGTGGTGATGGTCGGGCACGGCAAGGATGGTGAAGAGTCCTGCGGCTCCACCAGTCAAGACAACCAAAGAACGATGGAGCAGAACCATCAAGAGGAAACTCAGAATGTGCTGGACCTCTACAAGGGTGACTTCTTGGACATTTTGACAATGCACATCGCCGCTCCCCTAGAGGCATTTGTGCAAAATAAATGA